In Streptomyces nodosus, one DNA window encodes the following:
- a CDS encoding TetR/AcrR family transcriptional regulator, whose protein sequence is MGGVNTVERGPKQDRSRATRQRLLEAAVACLAEHGWAGSTVSVVAEHAGVSRGAAQHHFPTREDLFTAAVEYVAEERSTALRALFPEGTADRRAVVAALVDLYTGPLFRAALHLWVAACDEDRLRPRVTELEARVGRETHRIAVELLGADESRPGVRETVQGLLDLARGLGLAHLLTDDGARRERVVAQWATLVAEALD, encoded by the coding sequence ATGGGTGGTGTGAACACGGTCGAACGCGGCCCCAAGCAGGACCGCAGCCGGGCCACCCGGCAGCGGCTGCTCGAGGCCGCCGTGGCCTGCCTCGCCGAACACGGCTGGGCGGGCTCCACGGTCTCGGTGGTCGCCGAGCACGCCGGGGTCTCCCGGGGCGCCGCCCAGCACCACTTCCCGACCCGGGAGGACCTGTTCACCGCGGCCGTGGAGTATGTCGCCGAGGAACGCTCCACCGCCCTGCGGGCCCTGTTCCCCGAGGGCACGGCCGATCGCCGCGCGGTCGTCGCCGCCCTGGTGGACCTGTACACCGGGCCGCTGTTCCGGGCCGCCCTGCATCTCTGGGTCGCCGCCTGCGACGAGGACCGGCTGCGCCCCCGGGTCACCGAACTGGAGGCCCGCGTCGGCCGCGAGACCCATCGCATCGCCGTCGAACTGCTGGGCGCCGACGAGTCCCGCCCCGGCGTCCGCGAGACGGTCCAGGGACTGCTCGACCTGGCCCGTGGCCTCGGCCTCGCCCATCTGCTCACCGACGACGGGGCCCGCCGCGAGCGGGTGGTGGCCCAGTGGGCGACGCTGGTGGCCGAGGCGCTGGACTGA
- a CDS encoding acetyl/propionyl/methylcrotonyl-CoA carboxylase subunit alpha, whose product MITSLLVANRGEIACRVFRTCREQGIRTVAVHSDADAEALHVRLADAAVRLPGAAPSDTYLRGDPIVRAALAAGADAVHPGYGFLSENAGFARAVLDAGLVWVGPPPEAIEAMASKTRAKKLMGLEPLTTVTAADLPVLVKAAAGGGGRGMRVVRELDALDAELAAARAEALSAFGDDEVFVEPYIEDGRHVEVQLLADTHGTIWTLGTRDCSLQRRHQKVIEEAPAPGLAPELIASLCESAVRAARAAGHVGAGTVEFLVADGRAHFLEMNTRLQVEHPVTEAVFGIDLVALQIRIAEGAALEGEPPRARGHAVEARLYAEDPARGWAPGTGTLHRLAVPGVRLDTGYADGDTIGVHYDSLIAKAVAHAPTRAEAVRRLAGALERATVHGPVTNRELLVRSLRHEEFTAARTDTGFYDRRLPALTAPAPDPYAPLAAALADAHGRSRFGGWRNLPSQGQLKRYLMAGEEHEVRYRHTRTGLEAEGADGVRVVHADDRLVVLEVDGVRRRFEVARYGDRVHVGGTVLTALPRFPEPAPDHAPGSLLAPMPGTVVRVAEDLAAGDPVRAGEPLVWLEAMKMRHTISAPAAGTLRALYAAPGLQVEVGALLAVVDTETPH is encoded by the coding sequence ATGATCACTTCCCTGCTGGTGGCCAACCGCGGTGAGATCGCCTGCCGCGTCTTCCGTACCTGCCGTGAACAGGGCATCCGTACCGTCGCCGTGCACTCGGACGCCGACGCCGAGGCGTTGCACGTCCGCCTGGCCGACGCGGCGGTACGGCTGCCGGGGGCGGCGCCCTCGGACACCTATCTGCGCGGCGATCCGATCGTGCGGGCGGCCCTCGCGGCCGGGGCCGACGCCGTGCACCCGGGCTACGGCTTCCTCTCCGAGAACGCCGGCTTCGCGCGCGCGGTGCTCGACGCGGGCCTGGTGTGGGTTGGACCGCCGCCGGAGGCGATCGAGGCGATGGCCTCCAAGACCCGCGCCAAGAAGTTGATGGGCCTGGAGCCGCTGACCACGGTCACCGCCGCCGATCTGCCCGTGCTGGTCAAGGCGGCGGCGGGCGGCGGCGGACGCGGGATGCGGGTGGTGCGGGAGCTGGACGCCCTGGACGCCGAACTGGCGGCCGCGCGCGCGGAGGCGCTGAGCGCGTTCGGCGACGACGAGGTGTTCGTCGAGCCCTACATCGAGGACGGACGCCATGTCGAGGTGCAGCTTCTCGCCGACACCCACGGCACGATCTGGACGCTCGGCACCCGCGACTGCTCGCTCCAGCGCCGCCACCAGAAGGTGATCGAGGAGGCTCCGGCGCCCGGCCTGGCACCCGAACTCATCGCCTCCCTCTGTGAGTCGGCGGTACGGGCGGCCCGCGCCGCCGGCCATGTGGGGGCCGGGACGGTGGAGTTCCTGGTCGCCGACGGCCGGGCGCACTTCCTGGAGATGAACACCCGGCTCCAGGTGGAACACCCGGTCACCGAGGCGGTGTTCGGCATCGACCTGGTGGCCCTCCAGATCCGGATCGCGGAAGGGGCGGCCCTGGAGGGTGAGCCGCCCCGTGCCCGGGGGCATGCGGTCGAGGCCCGGCTGTACGCCGAGGACCCGGCGCGTGGATGGGCCCCGGGGACCGGCACCCTGCACCGCCTGGCCGTCCCGGGGGTGCGGCTGGACACCGGGTACGCGGACGGCGACACGATCGGGGTCCACTACGACTCCCTGATCGCCAAGGCCGTCGCCCACGCCCCGACCCGCGCCGAGGCGGTCCGCAGGCTGGCCGGAGCGCTGGAGCGGGCCACGGTCCACGGACCGGTGACCAACCGTGAGCTGCTGGTCCGGTCCCTGCGCCACGAGGAGTTCACCGCCGCCCGGACGGACACCGGCTTCTACGACCGCCGGCTGCCCGCGCTGACCGCCCCGGCACCCGATCCGTACGCACCCCTGGCTGCGGCGCTGGCGGACGCGCACGGGCGCTCACGGTTCGGCGGCTGGCGCAATCTGCCCTCGCAGGGGCAGCTCAAGCGCTATCTGATGGCGGGCGAGGAGCACGAGGTGCGCTACCGCCACACCCGTACGGGCCTGGAGGCGGAGGGCGCGGACGGGGTGCGGGTGGTGCACGCCGACGACCGCCTGGTGGTCCTCGAAGTGGACGGCGTCCGGCGGAGGTTCGAGGTGGCGCGATACGGCGACCGGGTCCATGTCGGAGGGACGGTGCTCACCGCCCTGCCCCGCTTCCCCGAGCCCGCCCCCGACCACGCCCCCGGCTCGCTGCTTGCCCCCATGCCCGGCACGGTCGTCCGGGTCGCCGAGGACCTGGCCGCAGGAGACCCCGTACGGGCCGGGGAGCCCCTGGTCTGGCTGGAGGCGATGAAGATGCGGCACACCATCTCCGCACCGGCCGCGGGCACCCTCAGGGCCCTGTACGCCGCCCCCGGCCTCCAGGTCGAGGTCGGCGCCCTGCTGGCCGTGGTGGACACCGAGACCCCGCACTAG
- a CDS encoding acyl-CoA dehydrogenase family protein yields MSPVMETAEHQALRSAVAALGRRYGRDYLTGVVAAGGRPTELWAEAAKLGYLGVNLPQEYGGGGAGIAELSIVLEELGAAGCPLLMLVVSPAICGTVIARFGTDAQKERWLPGLADGTRTMAFGITEPDAGSNSHRITTTARRDPDSGDWLLTGRKVFISGADTADAVLIVGRTETASGPEGRTGRLKPCLFIVPRDAEGFQRRPIAMELHAAEKQFELTLDEVRLPADALVGDENAGLLQLFAGLNPERVMTAAFAIGMGRHALARAVEYARERAVWGRPIGAHQAIAHPLAQAHIDLELARLMMQKAALLHDSGDDLAAGEAANMAKYAAGEACVRAVDQAVHTLGGNGLTREFGLASLITAARVTRIAPVSREMILNHVSHQTLGLPKSY; encoded by the coding sequence ATGAGCCCCGTCATGGAAACCGCAGAGCACCAGGCCCTCCGCTCGGCCGTGGCCGCCCTCGGCAGGCGCTACGGCCGTGACTACCTCACCGGCGTCGTCGCCGCCGGCGGCCGGCCCACCGAACTCTGGGCCGAGGCCGCGAAACTCGGCTATCTCGGGGTGAACCTTCCGCAGGAGTACGGGGGCGGAGGCGCCGGGATCGCCGAACTCTCCATCGTCCTGGAGGAACTGGGCGCCGCGGGCTGCCCCCTGCTGATGCTGGTCGTCTCGCCCGCCATCTGCGGCACGGTGATCGCCCGCTTCGGCACCGACGCCCAGAAGGAGCGCTGGCTGCCGGGCCTCGCGGACGGCACCCGCACCATGGCCTTCGGCATCACCGAACCCGACGCCGGCTCCAACTCCCACCGCATCACCACCACCGCCCGCCGCGACCCGGACAGCGGCGACTGGCTGCTCACCGGCCGCAAGGTGTTCATCTCCGGGGCGGACACCGCCGATGCGGTGCTGATCGTGGGCCGCACCGAGACCGCGTCCGGACCAGAGGGCCGCACCGGCCGCCTCAAGCCCTGCCTGTTCATCGTCCCGCGCGACGCCGAGGGCTTCCAGCGGCGGCCCATCGCCATGGAACTCCACGCGGCCGAGAAGCAGTTCGAACTCACCCTGGACGAGGTGCGGCTTCCCGCCGACGCACTCGTCGGCGACGAGAACGCGGGGCTGCTCCAGCTGTTCGCCGGGCTCAACCCCGAGCGGGTGATGACCGCCGCCTTCGCGATCGGCATGGGCCGCCACGCCCTGGCCCGGGCCGTGGAGTACGCCCGGGAGCGGGCCGTCTGGGGGCGGCCCATCGGCGCCCACCAGGCGATCGCCCACCCCCTTGCCCAGGCGCACATCGACCTCGAACTGGCCCGGCTGATGATGCAGAAGGCCGCCCTCCTCCATGACTCCGGGGACGACCTCGCCGCCGGGGAGGCCGCCAACATGGCCAAGTACGCGGCCGGAGAGGCCTGTGTGAGGGCCGTCGACCAGGCGGTGCACACCCTCGGCGGCAACGGCCTCACCCGCGAGTTCGGGCTCGCGTCGCTCATCACGGCCGCACGGGTGACCCGGATCGCGCCGGTGAGCCGGGAGATGATCCTCAACCATGTCTCCCACCAGACCCTGGGCCTGCCGAAGTCCTACTGA
- a CDS encoding enoyl-CoA hydratase family protein, whose protein sequence is MTELVRTARERGITTLTLDAPARRNALSAALADALAEALARCGGDRGTRAVVLTHAGNTFCAGADLRDPPRPEALVELMRGIVELPVPVVARVDGHVRAGGLGLLGACDIAVASTAATFAFTEVRIGLAPAVISLPLLPRADPRALARHCLTGERLDAAEAVRAGLLTAAGADVDEVLAPVLDGLRRASPQGLAETKRLLTATVLQTFDRDADALTALSARLFASPQAREGATAFLERRDPTWVV, encoded by the coding sequence ATGACGGAACTCGTACGCACCGCGCGGGAGCGCGGCATCACCACCCTCACCCTGGACGCGCCCGCCCGCCGCAACGCCCTGTCGGCCGCGCTCGCCGACGCCCTGGCCGAGGCGCTGGCCCGCTGCGGCGGGGACCGCGGCACCCGCGCCGTCGTCCTCACCCACGCCGGGAACACCTTCTGCGCGGGCGCCGATCTGCGCGATCCGCCGCGCCCGGAGGCGCTGGTCGAGCTGATGCGGGGGATCGTCGAACTGCCCGTCCCGGTCGTCGCCCGGGTGGACGGGCATGTCCGGGCGGGCGGACTCGGACTGCTGGGCGCCTGTGACATCGCGGTCGCCTCCACCGCGGCCACCTTCGCCTTCACCGAGGTGCGGATCGGCCTCGCCCCCGCCGTGATCTCCCTTCCGCTGCTGCCCCGCGCGGACCCGCGCGCGCTGGCCCGCCACTGCCTCACCGGCGAACGCCTCGACGCCGCCGAGGCCGTGCGCGCCGGGCTGCTCACCGCGGCCGGTGCGGACGTCGACGAGGTGCTCGCACCGGTGCTCGACGGACTGCGCAGGGCCTCCCCCCAGGGCCTGGCCGAGACCAAACGACTGCTCACGGCTACTGTGCTTCAGACCTTCGACCGGGACGCGGACGCCCTGACCGCGCTCTCGGCCCGGCTGTTCGCCTCTCCGCAGGCCCGCGAGGGGGCGACGGCCTTCCTCGAACGACGGGATCCCACATGGGTGGTGTGA
- a CDS encoding isopenicillin N synthase family dioxygenase has protein sequence MTNPSYDQLPIIDLSAADRGPRDRAELHARLHSAAHDVGFFQLVGHGVTRAETDALLDAMHAFFALPEADRLALDNVNSPHFRGYTRTGDERTGGTRDWRDQLDIGAERPARVPGPGEPAYWWLQGPNQWPAALPGLRTAALAWIDRLSEVAQRLLHELLAAIGAPPDFYDPVFGEHAHPHLKLVRYPGSAGDGADQGVGAHKDYGFLTLLLQDRIGGLQVQREDGLFHEVPPLEGAFVVNLGELLEVATDGYLMATNHRVVSPPGATERFSVPFFYNPRLDARVEPLPFPGADIAPGITDDPANPLYADYGFNELKGKLRAHPLAAERHHAELLTGV, from the coding sequence ATGACGAACCCGTCGTACGACCAACTCCCGATCATCGACCTCTCCGCGGCCGACCGCGGCCCCCGGGACCGGGCGGAGCTCCATGCCCGACTGCACAGCGCCGCCCATGATGTGGGCTTCTTCCAGCTGGTCGGGCACGGCGTCACCCGGGCCGAGACCGATGCCCTGCTCGACGCCATGCATGCCTTCTTCGCCCTGCCGGAAGCCGACCGCCTCGCCCTGGACAACGTCAACTCGCCGCACTTCCGCGGCTATACGCGCACCGGCGACGAACGCACCGGAGGCACCCGCGACTGGCGCGACCAGCTCGACATAGGCGCCGAACGCCCCGCCCGGGTGCCCGGCCCCGGCGAGCCCGCCTACTGGTGGCTCCAGGGCCCCAACCAGTGGCCCGCCGCCCTCCCCGGGCTGCGCACCGCCGCACTCGCCTGGATCGACCGGCTCAGCGAGGTGGCCCAGCGGCTGCTGCATGAACTGCTCGCCGCGATCGGCGCACCCCCCGACTTCTACGACCCGGTCTTCGGCGAGCACGCCCACCCCCACCTCAAGCTGGTGCGCTACCCCGGCAGCGCGGGCGACGGAGCGGACCAGGGCGTGGGCGCGCACAAGGACTACGGGTTCCTCACCCTGCTGCTCCAGGACCGCATCGGCGGGCTCCAGGTGCAGCGCGAGGACGGACTGTTCCACGAGGTGCCGCCGCTCGAGGGCGCCTTCGTGGTCAACCTGGGCGAGCTGCTGGAAGTGGCGACCGACGGCTATCTGATGGCCACCAACCACCGGGTCGTCAGCCCGCCCGGCGCCACCGAGCGGTTCTCCGTGCCGTTCTTCTACAACCCCCGTCTCGACGCCCGCGTGGAACCGCTGCCCTTCCCGGGCGCCGACATCGCGCCCGGCATCACCGACGACCCGGCCAACCCGCTGTACGCGGATTACGGATTCAACGAGCTGAAGGGCAAGTTGCGCGCGCATCCGCTGGCCGCCGAGCGCCACCATGCGGAGCTGCTGACCGGCGTATGA